A genomic segment from Polyangium mundeleinium encodes:
- a CDS encoding styrene monooxygenase/indole monooxygenase family protein yields MSSIGIVGAGIAGLQLGLYLRSRGIPCTLYTDRSSDEIRSSRLPSTAALLGSTRARDRELGTNHWDDLPFGCFHVDVRVKGLPELSLRGRVDPPALFIDMRLYLPRLLEDFEARGGRVIRSGVLHTSNLARLGDAHDLVVVASGRGELGTAFPRDYHRSPWLEPQRRLFAGLFRGIDFPQELGLLFQIVPGHGEIFESQLLTAEGPVSCLLFEAIPGGALDALTRVPCDDDPHVVERLVLDLLEANAPSAYARVDRQTFHLTSPRDCMQAAIVPTARRAYVELGEGRYAVAVGDAFATHDPVLWQGANAASRGAWALGESIVQTLIAGRPFDRRFCEGVDERLWSLVGPSMEWTNAFLSPPPPHTMAIFSAASRDQRIADAFASNFDNPALQWRIFRGPEGVDAFLEGFRRAKTPRSSGAVTVAPASA; encoded by the coding sequence ATGAGCAGCATTGGCATCGTGGGAGCCGGCATCGCGGGGTTGCAGCTCGGATTGTACCTCCGGAGCCGCGGCATCCCCTGCACCCTTTATACCGACCGATCGAGCGACGAGATCCGATCCTCGCGCCTGCCGAGCACCGCGGCGCTGCTCGGGTCGACGCGCGCGCGGGATCGCGAGCTCGGCACCAACCATTGGGATGACCTTCCGTTCGGATGTTTTCACGTCGACGTGCGCGTCAAAGGATTGCCCGAGCTCTCCTTGCGGGGCCGGGTGGATCCTCCTGCGCTTTTCATCGACATGCGCCTCTACCTCCCTCGGCTGCTCGAAGATTTCGAGGCGCGCGGCGGCCGCGTGATCCGCTCGGGCGTCCTCCATACGTCGAACCTCGCGCGCCTCGGCGACGCGCACGACCTCGTCGTCGTGGCGAGCGGCCGCGGCGAGCTCGGCACCGCCTTCCCGCGCGACTACCATCGTTCTCCCTGGCTCGAACCCCAGCGCCGGCTCTTCGCGGGCCTCTTTCGGGGCATCGATTTTCCGCAGGAGCTCGGCCTGCTCTTTCAGATCGTCCCGGGGCACGGCGAGATCTTCGAGAGCCAGCTCCTCACGGCGGAGGGGCCCGTCAGTTGCCTCCTGTTCGAGGCCATCCCCGGTGGCGCGCTCGACGCCCTCACGCGTGTTCCCTGCGACGACGATCCGCACGTGGTCGAGCGCCTCGTGCTCGATTTGCTGGAAGCGAACGCGCCGAGCGCCTATGCCCGCGTCGATCGGCAGACGTTTCACTTGACGAGCCCGCGCGATTGCATGCAGGCCGCGATCGTCCCGACGGCGCGGCGCGCGTATGTCGAGCTTGGCGAGGGCCGTTATGCCGTCGCGGTCGGGGATGCCTTCGCGACGCACGATCCCGTACTCTGGCAGGGCGCGAACGCGGCCTCGCGCGGGGCGTGGGCGCTCGGCGAGTCGATCGTCCAGACCCTCATCGCGGGACGTCCGTTCGATCGTCGCTTCTGCGAGGGCGTGGACGAGCGGCTCTGGTCCCTCGTCGGCCCTTCGATGGAGTGGACGAACGCCTTCCTCTCGCCGCCGCCGCCGCACACGATGGCGATCTTCTCGGCGGCGTCGCGGGACCAGCGCATCGCGGACGCGTTTGCCTCGAACTTCGACAACCCTGCCTTGCAATGGCGGATCTTCCGCGGCCCCGAGGGCGTCGACGCGTTCCTCGAGGGGTTCCGGCGCGCGAAGACCCCGCGGAGCTCGGGCGCGGTCACGGTGGCTCCGGCCTCTGCGTAG
- a CDS encoding Maf family protein has protein sequence MDRLILASTSRFRRALLDRLGLPYEARAPHFEEIPPEGMAPRDVARAFAEGKAKSLEATPGAWVIGADQVPEFDGRILRKAESQEDCRAQLAELSGRTHMLHTAVVLWSASEGRMLGETVTVELTMRPLSAALIDRYVTLDDPVGSAGGYLFEKRGIGLFESVRGGDESAIVGLSLLSLCRLLREAGIEPLDLAR, from the coding sequence ATGGACCGGTTGATCCTCGCATCCACGTCTCGCTTCCGCCGCGCGCTGCTCGACCGCCTCGGCCTCCCCTACGAAGCCCGCGCGCCCCACTTCGAGGAGATCCCGCCCGAGGGCATGGCGCCGCGGGATGTGGCCCGCGCGTTCGCCGAGGGCAAAGCGAAGAGCCTCGAAGCCACGCCGGGCGCGTGGGTCATCGGCGCCGATCAGGTGCCCGAGTTCGACGGCCGCATCCTGCGAAAAGCCGAGAGCCAGGAGGATTGCCGCGCGCAGCTCGCCGAGCTCTCCGGCCGCACGCACATGCTGCACACGGCCGTGGTGCTCTGGTCGGCCTCCGAGGGCCGGATGCTCGGCGAGACGGTCACCGTCGAGCTCACGATGCGCCCGCTCTCGGCGGCCTTGATCGATCGTTACGTCACGCTCGACGACCCGGTGGGCAGCGCGGGCGGGTATCTCTTCGAAAAACGTGGCATTGGGCTCTTCGAATCCGTGCGCGGCGGGGACGAGTCGGCCATCGTGGGGCTCTCCTTGCTCTCGCTCTGCCGCCTCCTGCGCGAAGCCGGGATCGAGCCGCTCGATCTCGCGAGGTGA
- a CDS encoding mannan-binding lectin — MKKPLVTSLFAIAGGLLFLRTAMAFDVNAGPIWNNADAQNKCPAVCSGLQWNGQWTTTVPNQMSVCGTVQGVDVPVGPIWNNDDAQTKCPSQLSRVTWSGQWTTTVWGQMSVCGCNPPPPAS; from the coding sequence ATGAAAAAGCCGCTCGTGACCAGTCTCTTTGCAATCGCTGGTGGGCTCTTGTTCCTCCGTACGGCCATGGCGTTCGACGTCAACGCGGGCCCCATCTGGAACAACGCCGACGCGCAGAACAAATGCCCGGCCGTCTGTAGCGGCCTGCAATGGAACGGGCAGTGGACGACCACCGTGCCAAATCAAATGTCGGTCTGCGGCACGGTCCAGGGAGTCGACGTGCCGGTCGGGCCGATCTGGAACAACGACGACGCGCAGACGAAATGTCCGAGCCAGCTCAGCCGCGTGACCTGGAGCGGCCAGTGGACGACCACCGTGTGGGGCCAGATGTCGGTCTGCGGCTGCAACCCGCCGCCCCCGGCGAGCTAG
- a CDS encoding alpha/beta fold hydrolase, with product MTSATCRSHRRSFRGGNVFWEEWAPHGGPAHERQRPAVLVHGLADTSRTWNKIAPALARDRRLYALDLPGHGQSSRYDASYDVSWYASLVVEWIRSLGLSDFDLIGHSLGGGIAMHVLLEQPGRVHRLALVAAGGLGLEVAAPLRLASSTGLLDLAAPVLMGLGTNAGVRVLGGNFDEAERRHLVEMNGRPGTARALFRTLRNAVDLRGQREHLLDHAHRLRELPPLAVYWGDRDPVIPVKHAETVHHYVDGAIVRRFPNVGHYPHREAVPEILSELFRFLDEPQRSPRLRPGACPPRAPEEARPSLWRRLAGARLAEVE from the coding sequence ATGACGTCCGCCACTTGCCGCAGCCATCGCCGTTCGTTCCGGGGGGGCAACGTGTTCTGGGAGGAGTGGGCTCCGCACGGAGGGCCCGCCCACGAGCGTCAAAGGCCCGCCGTCCTGGTGCACGGCCTCGCAGATACCTCTCGGACCTGGAACAAGATCGCCCCGGCACTCGCGCGGGATCGGCGGCTTTATGCCCTCGATCTGCCGGGGCACGGGCAGTCGAGCCGGTACGACGCGTCGTATGACGTCTCCTGGTACGCGAGCCTCGTCGTCGAATGGATTCGTTCGCTGGGGCTGTCGGATTTCGACCTGATTGGCCATTCCCTCGGCGGCGGCATCGCAATGCATGTGCTGCTCGAACAGCCGGGGCGCGTGCATCGCCTGGCGCTCGTCGCCGCCGGGGGGCTCGGCCTCGAGGTCGCCGCGCCGCTGCGCCTCGCCTCTTCGACGGGCCTGCTCGACCTCGCGGCGCCGGTGCTCATGGGCCTCGGCACGAACGCAGGCGTGCGCGTGCTCGGCGGCAATTTCGATGAAGCGGAGCGCAGGCACCTCGTGGAGATGAATGGCCGCCCGGGCACGGCGCGCGCCCTCTTCCGGACGCTGCGCAATGCCGTCGATTTGCGGGGGCAACGCGAGCACCTGCTCGACCACGCCCACCGGCTGCGCGAGCTGCCGCCGCTCGCGGTGTACTGGGGCGATCGGGATCCGGTGATTCCCGTCAAGCACGCGGAGACCGTGCACCATTACGTCGACGGCGCCATCGTGCGGCGTTTCCCGAACGTCGGCCATTATCCGCACCGCGAGGCCGTGCCGGAGATCCTCTCCGAGCTCTTCCGTTTCCTCGACGAACCCCAGCGCTCGCCGCGGCTGCGCCCGGGGGCGTGTCCTCCGCGCGCGCCCGAGGAGGCGCGCCCCTCGCTCTGGCGCAGGCTCGCGGGGGCGCGGCTCGCCGAGGTCGAGTGA
- a CDS encoding VOC family protein, which translates to MSGDKPMTTLLVNIDVDDLDRAIRFYTGAFDLRIGRRFGDAGVELVGANAAIYLLVKQADRPPFPGSASPRSYARHWTPIHLDFVVEDLDGALARAEAAGAVREGDVGAHAWGRIVLLADPFGHGLCLLQFSEQGYDAIATKS; encoded by the coding sequence ATGAGCGGCGACAAACCCATGACCACCCTGCTCGTCAACATCGACGTCGACGACCTCGACCGCGCGATACGCTTTTACACGGGCGCCTTCGATCTCCGCATCGGCCGCCGCTTCGGCGACGCCGGCGTGGAGCTCGTGGGCGCGAATGCAGCGATCTATCTGCTCGTGAAGCAGGCGGACCGCCCTCCCTTTCCCGGATCGGCCTCGCCGCGGTCGTATGCCCGCCACTGGACGCCAATCCACCTCGATTTCGTGGTGGAGGACCTCGACGGCGCGCTCGCGCGGGCCGAGGCCGCCGGGGCGGTTCGGGAAGGAGACGTCGGCGCGCACGCCTGGGGCCGGATCGTCCTGCTCGCCGATCCGTTCGGGCACGGGCTCTGCCTGCTCCAGTTTTCCGAACAGGGCTACGACGCGATCGCCACGAAGTCGTGA
- a CDS encoding alpha/beta hydrolase family protein produces the protein MPSPIVSMLVLLAGILVSGCRETPTAHAEPHVPPQMSAPRPAPTPGERTREPLSLIPEFPRAAGGPFPFGAQDLSVWQARIPRIEEVEIGSSLDGSKQRALFYDPGRPEPRPLLVALHSWSENYLQSIGIPYGIFAERNGWVLIHPDHRGPYRSPASTASELAQRDVLDAIDYAKRRARVDPTRIYLVGYSGSAMTSLVLAGRHPEIWAGVVSWVPIYDLVDWYGWLRSNQPDRHYAHEVAAACGGAPRPGTPAADECRRRSPRSHLQAARGRVNVYLGVGIWDQLVPPDHALRAFNDLAAPADRVPVEDIGRITKTRSIPETLGAPEARPLYEAAKAKVVFERTSERATVVVFQGGHDVIYNAGLSWLSSQQRTVLP, from the coding sequence ATGCCGAGCCCCATCGTTTCCATGCTGGTGCTCCTCGCGGGGATCCTCGTCTCCGGGTGTCGGGAAACACCCACCGCGCACGCGGAGCCCCACGTACCTCCGCAGATGTCCGCGCCTCGGCCGGCGCCCACGCCAGGCGAGCGCACGCGAGAACCGCTTTCGTTGATTCCGGAGTTTCCACGTGCGGCCGGCGGACCGTTCCCGTTCGGCGCGCAGGATTTGTCGGTATGGCAAGCGCGCATCCCGCGGATCGAGGAGGTCGAGATCGGCTCGTCCCTCGACGGGAGCAAGCAGCGCGCGCTGTTTTACGATCCGGGCCGGCCCGAGCCGCGTCCGCTGCTCGTGGCGCTCCATAGCTGGAGCGAGAATTACCTGCAGAGCATCGGCATCCCGTACGGGATCTTCGCCGAACGGAACGGCTGGGTGCTCATCCACCCCGATCACCGCGGGCCCTACCGGTCCCCCGCGTCGACGGCCTCCGAGCTCGCGCAGAGGGACGTGCTCGACGCGATCGACTACGCGAAGCGGCGCGCCCGCGTGGATCCGACGCGGATCTATCTCGTCGGGTATTCCGGCAGCGCGATGACGTCGCTCGTGCTCGCGGGCCGGCACCCGGAGATATGGGCCGGCGTCGTGTCCTGGGTGCCCATTTACGACCTCGTGGACTGGTACGGTTGGCTGCGCTCGAACCAGCCCGATCGCCATTATGCACACGAGGTCGCCGCAGCCTGCGGCGGCGCGCCCCGGCCGGGCACGCCCGCCGCGGACGAATGCCGCCGGCGGAGCCCACGCTCCCACCTCCAAGCCGCGCGCGGACGCGTGAACGTGTATCTCGGCGTGGGGATCTGGGACCAGCTCGTCCCCCCGGATCACGCCCTGCGCGCTTTTAATGACCTCGCGGCGCCCGCGGATCGGGTGCCCGTGGAGGACATCGGGCGAATCACCAAGACGCGCAGCATCCCGGAGACCCTCGGCGCCCCGGAGGCGCGCCCGCTCTACGAGGCCGCGAAGGCGAAGGTGGTCTTCGAACGCACGAGCGAACGCGCGACGGTGGTGGTTTTTCAGGGCGGGCACGACGTGATCTACAACGCGGGGCTCTCATGGCTTTCCAGCCAGCAGAGAACCGTGCTTCCATGA
- a CDS encoding TVP38/TMEM64 family protein, whose amino-acid sequence MRRRLARVLLLLGLLALPLVLLRLPAVRNALVSLVGYMREAGAAGALLFLGVEVLALAITTPLWVMSGLAGYAYGFSKGMLIAWPGVTLGVCLCFLFGRASIGKLLSQRAGEAHFWRAVERAVRADGFKITFLLRVTFALPQNIGTYMLSATPLSLREFAAGSFLGLLPATLFHVYVGASVESAAALLSGEAKAPGSLGWITLVLGFVVTLGALVVTSRIARRSLDKALAAPSQAAEP is encoded by the coding sequence ATGCGGCGCCGCCTCGCACGAGTCCTCCTGCTCCTCGGGCTGCTCGCCCTCCCGCTCGTGCTCCTGCGCTTGCCGGCCGTGCGTAACGCGCTCGTCTCGCTCGTCGGGTACATGCGCGAGGCGGGCGCGGCCGGCGCCCTCCTCTTCCTCGGCGTCGAGGTCCTCGCCCTCGCGATCACCACGCCCCTATGGGTCATGTCGGGCCTCGCGGGGTACGCGTACGGCTTCAGCAAGGGGATGTTGATCGCGTGGCCGGGCGTCACCCTCGGCGTTTGCCTCTGCTTCCTCTTCGGCCGCGCCTCGATCGGCAAGCTCCTTTCGCAGCGCGCGGGCGAGGCCCATTTCTGGCGCGCCGTCGAGCGCGCCGTCCGCGCCGACGGCTTCAAGATCACCTTCCTCCTGCGCGTCACCTTCGCCCTCCCGCAGAACATCGGGACGTACATGCTCTCGGCGACGCCGCTCTCGCTGCGTGAATTCGCGGCGGGCTCGTTCCTCGGCCTCTTGCCGGCCACGCTGTTTCACGTCTACGTCGGCGCGAGCGTGGAGAGCGCGGCCGCGTTGCTCTCGGGCGAGGCCAAGGCGCCCGGGTCGCTCGGCTGGATCACGCTCGTGCTCGGGTTCGTCGTGACGCTCGGCGCGCTCGTCGTCACCTCGCGGATCGCGCGCCGCTCCCTGGACAAAGCGCTCGCTGCGCCTTCGCAGGCGGCGGAGCCTTGA
- a CDS encoding alpha/beta hydrolase family protein yields MNRIQNRVRFLALVALVALFSITEGPARAEGVKRVEPVFTLASRFPGGEGASGLGAWKERVPGIEAVTLPSSADGAAQRAMFFDSGAAGKRPLLVVLHSWSTDWRQNIGIPYAMFAAQNDWVFVHPDFRGPYLRPEAAASDLAAQDILDAIAYAKQRGHVDETRIYLAGFSGGGMTALAMAGRHPDLWAGVVAWAPVYDIPDWYVYNRKHAPKRHYARFIEGVCGGAPRPDTRAFRECSRRSPSALLAKAKQAFVPVYVATGIRDDIVPPRHSISAFNDLADPADRVGDDVLAKLLAPTATRRVSTSSSNDLYERAGAPSYLTRTSGSATLVLFEGGHDVVFDAGLAWLRDKRRTAKTP; encoded by the coding sequence ATGAATCGTATCCAGAATCGTGTTCGGTTCCTTGCCCTGGTGGCGCTCGTGGCGCTTTTTTCGATCACGGAGGGGCCCGCGCGCGCCGAGGGCGTGAAGCGCGTGGAGCCCGTGTTCACGCTCGCCTCCCGATTTCCAGGCGGCGAGGGCGCCTCGGGCCTCGGGGCGTGGAAGGAGCGTGTCCCCGGAATCGAGGCCGTGACGCTCCCCTCGTCGGCCGACGGCGCGGCGCAGCGGGCCATGTTCTTCGATTCGGGCGCGGCTGGCAAGCGGCCCCTCCTCGTGGTCTTGCATAGCTGGAGCACCGACTGGCGGCAGAACATCGGCATCCCGTATGCCATGTTCGCCGCGCAAAACGACTGGGTCTTCGTGCACCCCGATTTTCGGGGGCCGTACCTCCGGCCCGAGGCCGCCGCCTCGGACCTCGCCGCGCAGGACATCCTCGACGCCATTGCCTACGCGAAGCAGCGCGGCCACGTCGACGAGACGCGGATCTATCTCGCGGGCTTTTCCGGCGGCGGAATGACCGCGCTCGCGATGGCGGGGCGGCACCCGGACCTTTGGGCGGGCGTCGTCGCGTGGGCGCCGGTCTACGACATCCCCGACTGGTACGTGTACAACCGGAAGCACGCCCCCAAGCGGCATTATGCGCGCTTCATCGAGGGCGTGTGCGGCGGCGCGCCGCGCCCGGACACACGCGCATTCCGCGAGTGCTCCCGTCGCAGCCCGAGCGCGCTCCTCGCAAAGGCGAAGCAGGCTTTCGTGCCGGTCTACGTGGCCACGGGCATCCGCGACGACATCGTGCCCCCGCGGCATTCGATCTCCGCCTTCAATGACCTCGCCGATCCGGCCGATCGCGTGGGGGACGACGTGCTCGCCAAGCTCCTCGCCCCCACGGCGACGCGGCGTGTATCGACTTCCTCCTCCAATGATCTTTACGAGCGCGCCGGCGCCCCGTCGTACCTCACGCGCACCTCTGGCAGCGCCACGCTCGTGCTCTTCGAGGGCGGGCACGACGTCGTCTTCGACGCGGGCCTCGCCTGGCTCCGCGACAAGCGCCGCACGGCGAAGACCCCCTGA
- a CDS encoding aspartate aminotransferase family protein, translating into MATMDHAEILRRGIEDFRRFVNPLVAARVLMTGEPHRIAGTRDGRLVDEDGQLIEDLHGTQSLGHRVEAVADAVRDWLATDAPSWYPSRVNPYAGRLGRALFERTGYDNAFFGMSGSDAVEAAMKLARAATGRPRVLSLLGAYHGTTMGSCALMNPGMFRDPFAPHLPDVAPVPREDVDALSRALASEDVAAIIVEPIQLEGGVFPLSERYIAALCELTEAHGTLLVADEVQTGLGRLGRFLGTSTWPRRPDVIVLAKALGGGLLPCSAMLTRKDTFLRAYGKDMATAEAHNVTFGGNAMSCVAALAMLDLLSPEVLAVAKARGDHFQAALGRGLAGSPLVVEVRGAGLIAGVELTATDHPWLSFEHFGMAELHGHSPIGLLVCHRMYKRGYYCFVCGHRWNTLRLQPRLDISEAEIDAFVTALREEIDSLAELV; encoded by the coding sequence ATGGCCACGATGGATCACGCCGAGATCCTGCGGAGAGGCATCGAGGATTTTCGTCGGTTCGTCAATCCGCTCGTCGCCGCGCGGGTGCTCATGACGGGCGAGCCGCACCGAATTGCGGGAACACGAGACGGACGACTCGTCGACGAGGACGGGCAGCTCATCGAGGATTTGCACGGCACGCAATCCCTCGGGCACCGCGTCGAGGCCGTGGCGGACGCGGTGCGGGATTGGCTCGCGACCGACGCGCCGTCCTGGTATCCGTCGCGGGTCAATCCGTACGCGGGGCGGCTCGGGCGCGCGCTCTTCGAGCGGACGGGCTACGACAACGCTTTTTTCGGGATGTCGGGCAGCGACGCGGTGGAGGCGGCGATGAAGCTCGCGCGCGCCGCCACCGGGCGCCCGCGCGTGCTTTCGTTGCTCGGCGCCTACCACGGCACCACGATGGGGAGCTGCGCGCTCATGAACCCGGGGATGTTCCGGGATCCCTTCGCGCCCCACCTCCCCGACGTCGCGCCCGTCCCGCGCGAGGACGTGGACGCGCTCTCGCGCGCGCTCGCATCCGAGGACGTGGCCGCGATCATCGTGGAGCCGATCCAGCTCGAAGGAGGGGTGTTCCCTTTGTCGGAGCGATACATTGCGGCCCTGTGCGAGCTCACGGAGGCGCACGGGACCTTGCTCGTGGCGGACGAGGTGCAGACGGGCCTCGGCCGGCTCGGTCGATTCCTCGGGACGTCGACCTGGCCGCGCCGCCCGGACGTGATCGTGCTGGCGAAGGCGCTCGGCGGCGGCCTCTTGCCGTGCTCGGCCATGCTCACGCGCAAGGACACCTTTTTGCGCGCCTATGGCAAGGACATGGCCACGGCGGAGGCGCACAACGTGACGTTCGGCGGCAATGCGATGTCCTGCGTCGCGGCGCTCGCGATGCTCGATCTTCTTTCGCCCGAGGTCCTCGCCGTGGCCAAGGCGCGCGGCGACCATTTTCAGGCGGCGCTCGGGCGCGGGCTCGCGGGCTCGCCGCTCGTCGTGGAGGTGCGCGGCGCGGGGCTCATCGCGGGCGTGGAGCTCACGGCGACGGACCACCCATGGCTCTCGTTCGAGCATTTCGGCATGGCCGAGCTCCACGGGCATTCGCCGATCGGCCTGCTCGTTTGCCACCGCATGTACAAGCGGGGCTACTACTGCTTCGTGTGCGGGCACCGCTGGAACACGCTGCGGCTCCAGCCGCGGCTCGATATCTCGGAGGCCGAGATCGACGCATTCGTGACGGCGCTGCGCGAGGAGATCGATTCGCTCGCGGAGCTCGTGTAG
- a CDS encoding ABC-F family ATP-binding cassette domain-containing protein produces MIRLDSIGKRHGKQILFVEASAAVNRGEKIGLVGPNGSGKTTLFRLITREEAPDEGQIAIDRGVTVGYFRQDVGEMKGKSIVAETMDGVGPVSEIAAELAELEAALADPDRADEMEDLLERYGQAQAKWSELDGYALDARAREILAGLGFSNELMDRDVGTLSGGWKMRVALARILLLRPDVLLLDEPTNHLDIESIIWLEGFLKSYEGALVITAHDRAFMNRICTKILEIDGGELTTFTGNYDFYERQRAIAAEQAEAQYERQQAMLAKEMRFIERFKTHAAKAAQVQSRVKKLDKIDKLEPPKKSKRPQMFDFRAPPRSGEDVAKLDGVVKRYGSRTVYDGLDFLVRRRERWCVMGVNGAGKSTLLKMIAGDLSPDAGGASLGASVKLGYFAQHAMDVLDPELTVVGTLIHSFPDASLGTLRTLAGCFGFSGDDVDKPVRVLSGGEKARLVLARMLYDPPNFLVLDEPTNHLDIATKEMLVEALSNFEGTMLFVSHDRHFLAQLSNRVLELTPEGVHKYGGGYLEYVATSGHEAPGLRR; encoded by the coding sequence ATGATCCGGCTCGACTCCATTGGCAAGCGCCACGGCAAGCAGATCCTCTTCGTCGAGGCCTCTGCCGCCGTCAACCGCGGCGAGAAGATAGGCCTCGTCGGCCCGAACGGCTCGGGCAAGACCACGCTCTTTCGCTTGATCACCCGCGAGGAGGCGCCGGACGAGGGGCAGATCGCCATCGATCGTGGCGTCACGGTGGGGTATTTCCGGCAAGACGTCGGCGAGATGAAAGGCAAGAGCATCGTCGCCGAGACGATGGACGGCGTCGGCCCCGTCTCCGAGATCGCGGCTGAGCTCGCCGAGCTCGAAGCGGCGCTCGCCGATCCGGACCGGGCCGACGAGATGGAAGATCTGCTCGAACGATACGGGCAGGCCCAGGCGAAATGGAGCGAGCTCGACGGGTATGCGCTCGACGCGCGGGCGCGGGAGATCCTCGCGGGCCTCGGCTTCTCGAACGAGCTCATGGATCGCGACGTCGGCACGCTCTCCGGCGGCTGGAAGATGCGCGTGGCGCTGGCCCGGATCCTCCTGCTCCGCCCCGACGTGCTCCTGCTCGACGAGCCGACGAACCACCTCGACATCGAGTCGATCATCTGGCTCGAAGGCTTTTTGAAGTCCTACGAAGGCGCGCTCGTCATCACCGCCCACGACCGGGCGTTCATGAACCGGATCTGCACGAAGATCCTGGAGATCGACGGCGGCGAGCTCACCACGTTCACGGGCAATTACGATTTCTACGAGCGGCAGCGCGCGATCGCCGCCGAGCAGGCCGAGGCGCAATACGAGCGCCAGCAAGCGATGCTCGCCAAGGAGATGCGCTTCATCGAGCGGTTCAAGACCCACGCGGCGAAGGCGGCGCAGGTCCAGAGCCGCGTGAAGAAGCTCGACAAGATCGACAAGCTGGAGCCGCCGAAGAAGAGCAAGCGGCCGCAGATGTTCGATTTCCGCGCGCCGCCCCGCTCGGGCGAGGACGTCGCGAAGCTCGACGGCGTGGTGAAGCGTTACGGGAGCCGCACGGTCTACGACGGGCTCGATTTCCTGGTCCGCCGGCGCGAGCGGTGGTGCGTGATGGGCGTCAACGGCGCGGGCAAGTCCACGCTGCTCAAGATGATCGCCGGCGACCTCTCGCCCGACGCGGGGGGCGCCTCGCTCGGGGCGAGCGTGAAGCTCGGGTATTTCGCACAGCACGCGATGGACGTGCTCGATCCGGAGCTCACGGTGGTCGGCACGCTCATCCATTCCTTCCCCGATGCCTCGCTCGGCACGCTGCGCACGCTGGCGGGCTGCTTCGGCTTCTCGGGCGACGACGTGGACAAACCCGTCCGTGTGCTCTCCGGCGGGGAGAAGGCGCGGCTCGTATTGGCGCGGATGCTCTATGATCCGCCGAATTTCCTGGTCCTCGACGAGCCGACGAACCACCTCGACATCGCGACGAAAGAGATGCTGGTGGAGGCGCTCTCGAACTTCGAGGGGACGATGCTGTTCGTCTCCCACGATCGCCATTTCCTCGCGCAGCTCTCGAACCGCGTGCTCGAATTGACCCCGGAGGGCGTGCACAAGTACGGCGGCGGCTACCTCGAATACGTGGCCACGAGCGGGCACGAGGCGCCGGGGCTCCGGCGGTAG